TTGAATAATGCGACGACCAAGTCTCGAATAACTGGATCGTCATCGGTAATTAAAATAACTGGCTTGAATTGCTGAGCGATTTGTTCGAGCGAATTCAATTCTGCCTCGCTTGAAAATTTGGGCATGTTGTCAATCATCTCCAGCGCTTTGTTGCAGGCTTGTAATAAATCCTCGGTTAAGGTGCGCAGCTTTTCGATAGAGGCTCTGTTGTCCAACGCAGTTTCCAGATCCGCAGCTGTCTGGCTGATATAGGAAAAGCCATAACTGGCGCCGGAACCGGCGAAATTATGGGCGCACTGGCGCATTTGCTGGAAAACCGTATCGTTAGCTCCGCCCATAGAGCAAGCCGTGATAAAATCGGTAATCTGCGGCCGGCGTTCGTGGAGTTGCGCCAGATATTTCCGGCGCAACAGAATCATACGGTCCTGGATGGCCGCTTTATTATTATCCTGCATTGGCGGACTCCCATTGTTTTTGCACATCCTGCGGCAGGGTCATGGGGTCAAAAGGTTTTGGAATTACGCCGATGGCGCCGCATTTTATGAATTCAGCGACTTCATTAGACTGCACTTTGGCGGTCATGAATACGACCGGTATGGACGATGCACCGTTTTTCCTAAGCGCTTCCAGTGTGCTTGGCCCGTTCATTTCCGGCATCATGACATCCATTAGAATTAAATCGGGCTTTGTGTTTTCCACATAAGCAAGGGCTTCCTTGCCGCTAGTGCAGGTATGGACTTCGAAATTGCCGACCATTTCCAGGGACATTTTGGCGATTTCCAGAATATCGGATTCGTCATCGACGCATAAAATATGTTTTAAGGTGGTGCTCATTGTAAGGCTCCTTTTCTATGAGAGTGCGCGACCATAGCCATGATGCGGTCGATAATGTAATTTTCCGAAACCCGGGATTTCACCAAGGATGTCGAAACCTGTTTTTGGGTTTCGGCATCAACTTCGCTGGCGGATAAAATAATAACCGGAACCGGATGTTCCGCTATGTCTTTCAATTTTTTCAGAAAATTCAGGCCCGAGCCATCGGGCAGTTCGATGTCCATTACGACTAAATCAAAGTAAGTGTGTTCCAGCCATTTTTTCGCGCTGCCCAGGGTGGGGGCGTTTACGACAATCGCGTGTTCCATCATCGCGCTGCTAAGAATATGGCTCAGGTCGCTGTCATCTTCGATGTGCAGTATATGCGGCAGGCGTTCAATATCCCCGGACACTGCGCGTTTCAAGGAATGAATTAAACCGCCATTCAATTTGGCGGCCTCGGACGGCTTGTCCAGCCAATCGACGACGCCGATACGGTTGCCCTGCATCGTCTTTTTGCTTTCGCTGGCGCGGCCTGAAACGATTACAACCGGCAGATCGTGGGTTTCCGGGTGTTTACGCAATTCTTCGACAAAATCGACGCCGCTGCCGTCCGGCAGCATAATGTCCATGGTCATGGCGGAAAAAGTTTTGTCCTGCAGTTTGCGGCGGGCCTCGGCAATATTGTAGGCAGTATCGGTTGTAAATCCTGCGCGTTCCAGGTAAGCCTTGATCAATCCGCTCATCGTTTTATCGTCCTCGCAAATCAAAATCGCATGAGGCAAATTGGATCCCGTTGGCGCAACGGCTATGGGCGCCGATTCAGGAATTAATTTCGGCAGGGTGAAATAAAAGCACGTGCCTTTGCCAATTTCGGTTTCAAAGTCGATTTTCCCCTTCATGGCCTCTATCAGCTTTGCAGTAATGCGCAAACCTAGGCCAGTGCCGTCGGTTTTACGCGCATCGGAATTGTCGGCGCGCGAAAACTTTTCGAACATGCGCGGCCGGAATTCGTCAGGAATGCCGTCGCCAAAATCGCGGACCGAAAATACCACCTTATCGCCTTTATCCTCGGCGCCGATCCAAACCTCGGAATTTGGATGTGAAAATTTTGCTCCGTTCGACAAAAGTTTGGTTAGGATTTGGATTAATCGATCCGGGTCGGCTATGACTTGCGTATCTTCCGGCGCTTTTTTCAGAATGAATTGAACCTTGTATTTCTCGCTGTATGTTTGATTGATTTCGATGGATTGCAGCAGTATTTGCTTCACATTGACCGGCCTTGATACTATCGCCATTTTCCCGGCCTCGACTTTTTCTATGTCCAGAATGTCGTTTATGATTAAAATCAGCCGTTCGCTGTTTTTATGCGCGATACGGACAAACTCGGCAGCCTTGTCGGGGATTTTGCCCAGAACACCGCCTGCGATAAGCCCCAGTGCGCCGCGAATGGAAGTAAGCGGCGTGCGCAATTCATGGCTTACGGTAGAAATAAATTCGCTCTTTAACCGGTCCATTTCCACCCGCGCGCCGATATCCAGAAACTGCATAATATAATGATCGGCGTTTTCTTTGCCGCCTGGCGCCAAAGTTACATTCAGCATAACCGATACGGTTTGGCTGTTTTTGCCGATAAGACGTTTTTCCATGGTAAAGGACGTAATATCCCCCTTCATGGATTGATGAATGTATTGCATATTTTTATGTAAGTCGTCGGGGTGTGAAATGGCTTCGAAATTATTGCCGATAAGTTCTTGTTCGTTGTAACCGAGCATGCTGCACAGGGATTTATTGACCTTTAGGAACTGCCCTTCGGTGGAAACGGATGCCATGCCGATAACGGCATTGTCCATGACAGTATGAAACACCGCGTCCCGCGATTGAATTTCGGCGGTTTTTTCTTTTATCAGCCGCTGTGCAGTTTGCAGGCGTCCGGCGATAATAAATGCAATGATAGACAGTACGAGAATGACCGATAATCCATATACAGAAATTGTGCCGGAATTGTTGACCGTGACCCCAAGCAGCAGTGCGCCAACCAATATGCCCGGCCATAGCCGGTATCCGGCAAGCAGAATGACGGCGACCGCGAGAGAGGACGCAAGAAAAATAAACGAAAACTGTTCCGTCGCCATTATTAGCGTGAAACTAAGTTTGGTGGCCGAATAATATGCAATTGCCAAAATCGCGCATTGCAGAATATAAGAGCGCGCAAAACGCTCAAGCATAGCAGATTCCTTTTGTAGAAAATTAGAAAGCAGAGTCGAACAATCCCAATTTTAGTTGTTAAACATTAAAAAATACTTATGGGGAAAATGACGGCGGTATGCAATTCCAACGGCAGCGGTTCACGCATACAAAACACAATCGCAAATATCGCGGTATGTTTTTTATATCGCGGTGTATGCGTGTAGAAAAAATCTTGCAGAAAAAAATAGAAACCAATTTTTTTCACGCGCACGCATGAAAACTGTTTAGTCGCTGTTAATTTTTAGCCGATAGCCTGAAGGTTCTTCACTATCAATCTTTTATTTTCCATCTAATTGCGCTTTGGCGCGCCGCACGGGAATAATGCTATGGCAAACGAAGACCTACAACAAAAGCTGCAGGCTAAGATGCGTGTCCTGACCAATCGTTATCTGAACGATTTAACTAAACGCATTGATGATATCGAAAATTTAACCGAACAGATTGATCGGAATGGCATTGATAATGACAGCCGTCAGGCTTTGCGATATCCAGCCCACTATGCGGCCGGTACCGGTGGGTCTTATGGTTTTCCGGTCATCAGCCAGAGTGGGCGCACGCTGGAAGATGCGATTCTGTCGCCGGATCGATTCGACACAAAGGATATTGTCCGGCTATCTCAGGATTTGATTCGCATTTCACGCGAGATTATTGCTAGGCATCATGCGGAAAATCCGGAAACGGCCGTTATTCCGCCGCAAGCGGAACCAGCACAGCCACAGCCGGTCAAGCAATCTTCATCCTTGCCGCTGGTGTTGATTGTGGATGACGATGAACTGATTCATCAGGCTTGCAAGGAATTATTATCCGCCGATGCGCGCCTGATATTCGGTAAAAACACGGACGAGGCATTGGATGCAATGCGCGAACATAAGCCCGATTTGGTGTTGCTGGACGATATGATGCCCGGTGGGATTACTGGATTGAGTTTTTTAGAGGGACTGCAGGATAATCAGGAATTATCAAAGATTCCCATAATTATGATTACAGCCAGCAGCAGGCCAAAAGACGTGATGCGGGGTCTTGTGGCTGGCGCGGCGGATTATATTGCAAAGCCAATAGACTATTCGTTGCTAGGCGAAAAAATAAGGCAGCGTTTAAACCGGCTGAATACTAAAATCCTGGTGGTTGATGACGATGAAACCGTGCGCGACCTGCTGGATCATAAATTTTCTTTCTCCGGTTGCAAGATGCTGCAGGCGGAAAATGGCAATGAAGCCTGGGATTTGATTCATAAAAATAAACCAGATCTGATTTTATTGGACCGGATGATGCCGGGAATAGACGGCATAGCGTTGTTGGGCATGATGAAACAGAACCCGGAATTGAAAAATATTCCGGTCATTTTTCTGACCGCGCGCGATTCCAACGCAGACGTTTTAGAAGGATTTGGCATAGGCGCGGTGGATTACATTCCAAAACCTTTCAATCCCGACGAAGTTGTGGCGCGCTGCATGCGCATTATTCAGGCGACGGAAAGAAAAGCATCATGAAATTTATAATCATGATCTATATCGCGCTGTTTTGGTTTGCAAGCATGGCGCAAGCGGATGATTACGACCCAGTTTGGCAAACGGATGCTGGTTTTGAATTCAGCGATTTTTCGCGCCGCAATCAGCCTAACTGGAATCAGGAGTTTACCCAGGTGACTAGATTTTTCGATTCCAAAAAAATGGCGATGCATGGGAAAATCATCCGTTACGACCAGTTTTCAAATATTGATAGCGAATATGAGGCAGGCGTTGATAGGTCCTTTTTTCCATGGTTAAACGCCTATCTATACGGATCGATGGCGCCGGACGCGGATTTCAGGCCGGAATGGCGATTGATGGGCGGCGGCAGCTTACGCCTGAACGACCCGGCATGGAATTTGGTGCCGGTTTGGCTGACGCTGGATTCAAGGTACGAGGATTACAGCGATACGGAAGTGATGAATATTAATCCGGGTTTACGCATAGAACCGGCCGACCGTTGGTCGATAGCCGGCCGCATGATCAGCGTGAAACAGCGAAATGAAGAGCGCGTCTATGGTTTCGATTTGCGGCTGGATGGCGCCGTTGCGGATGATTGGAGATTTTATACGGGCTATGCCAACGCACCGGAAACGGTTGCTGGCGTAACCGTTGATACGACAACATATTTTGCAGGCGCGGCTATTGATATAACTCAGGCCCACACGCTAAGGCTTGGCTATACGCACGACGACCGCGAAAATTCCTATATACGGCAGGTATTGAATGTCAGCCTTACCTATCGCTTCTAAATTAATCTGGGTTTGGGCCGGCGTGTGCGGTTTGATAGTCGTGGCGTCTTGCGTATTGGTCCTGTTGTTATGGCGACGCATAGCCGAGGATAAAAAGCGGAAGTTTATAATTGATCATAAGTCGCGATGGAAAAAATATATATACGCTGCAATCTATTCGCCGATTTCTTTGAATGAAGACAGTCTGCCGGAATTGGAAGATTTAGACCGGCAAATTATTTTGGATCTTGCATTGGATATTATGCGTGGGATGGAGGGCCAGGATAATCGCCGGGTCGTTGAGATGCTTAGTTTGTGGGGGATGCAGGCCTTTATTTATAAAACGGCACGTACAACATCCAAGGGACGCCGGATACGAGCTCTGACCTTGCTGGGATATTTTTCCGATGATGTATCCATTGCCGTGCTGCTGGAAGCTTTGCAGGACCGGGATGTTTATGTGCGCCTGGCCGGGCTGCGGGCGTTGGCGGTGCGCAAGTCGGTACAGTATTTACAGCAAATTTTACAAAGCCTGACATTGAATGGAACGGTCAATATTCCGCTGCTTGCGGATACGTTGCGCCGGTTCGGGGAACCGGTTGTGGTGCCGTTATTGAATATTATAAGGGATAAGGGCCTGAACGCGGATGTTCGGGCCGCCTGCATTAAGGCGCTGGGATCGATTAAACCGTTAGAGGCGGTTAACGATTTAATCGCCCTGTTGGCAGAAGAGAATGCTGAAATTGTGTTTCAGTCTTTGGATTCCATTGGCAGAATAGGGGATGCGCGGGCCATTTACGGAGTTCTGGCACTAACAAAGCGACCGCAACCGGAAATACGCGCCAAAGCCAGTCAGGTCCTGGGATTGTTACAGCAATCCGAGGCTATTCCCAGTTTATCGGACAGCCTGACCGACGAAAATTGGAGCGTGCGTTTTCAGGCGGCGCAGGCATTGTATAAAATCGGCGCAAAAGGCGTTGCAATTCTGCGCGCGCATGCAGGCAATCAGGATCGTGCCGGTATTATGGCGGCGCAAATGCTGGCGGAAATGGAGGGGTGATGTTTCTGCCGCCGGAATATCAATTTTATTTCGAAATTATGGCCTGGTGCATTCTGGCAATCGGGCTGACACAGGATTTAATTTATTTACTGGAACTGCCGGCAGCCTGGCTTGAATTCAGAAAACATTCTCATGCCGAAGATACGGAATCCGCCTGGCAATTCTTATTATCCGATACCGCGCCGCCGATCAGTCTAATTATTCCGGCCTATAATGAACAAGCCACAATTGTGGAAAGCGTTCGATCGGGCTTGGCGTTGAAATATCCGGATTTGGAAATTGTGGTGGTGAATGACGGGTCCAAAGATGAAACATTGCAAACTTTAATTAATGCCTTTCAGTTGAAACCGGTTACCAGAGCCCACAATCTAACAATTCCTCATGCGCCAATACATGGCGTATATGGATCGAAATTATATCCAAGACTGTTGGTGATAGATAAGGAAAATGGCGGCGGCAAGGCCAATGCCAGCAATGCCGGCATTAATTTCGCGCGGAATCCGTTATTCTGCGTGATTGATGCGGATTCTTTATTGGAAGGCGAGGCATTATTGCGCGCTGTGCGCCCATTCTTGGAAGAACCAAAGCAAATGATTGCCGTAGGCGGTACTATCCGCATTTTAAATGGCTGTTTAATCCGTGCAGGACAGATTAAGGAAGTGCGGCTGCCCACGCATTTCCTGCCTTTGGTGCAGAATATGGAATATATACGGGCATTCCTAATGGCTCGTCTGGCATGGAGTTATTGGGGAATGCTCGGCATCATTTCGGGCGCTTTTGGAATTTTCCGCCGGGACATCGCGCTGGAAGCGGGCGGATATTCCATCAATTGCATTGGCGAGGATTACGAACTGGTTATTAAAATGCATCGGGCCATGCGCGAAAAACAAATTCCCTATGCGATGCGATATGTGCCCGAGCCCGTATGCTGGACCGAAGGGCCGGAAACCCTGGAAACGCTGGGCAATCAGCGTAAACGCTGGCAGCGCGGCGCGTTGCAGGTTTTTTTTAAGCATCGGCGGATGTTGTTAAATCCCAGATACGGCAAAATCGGCATGCTGGCCTTGGTTCATAGTCTGATTGTGGATGTGATTGGGCCCTTTGCCGAATTTTTGGGATATATCATTATTCCTATCTTATGGGCGATGGGAGTTTTGAATATGGAATTTATGCTGGCCTATATCGCCGTATTTTTCGGATTTGGAATTTTTATCAGTATTTGCACTTTGTCGCTGGAAGAAATGCAGTTAATGCGGGTGCCCCGGACACGCGATCTTCTAAGATTGGCCGGCGTGGCCGTGATAGAAAATTTCGGGTACCGGCAATTGAACAATATCTGGCGGGTTATAGGCTGGCTGGATTTCCTGCGCGGTAAGAAAGGTTGGGGCCAGATGACCCGGAAAGGGTTTGGGGCGGCGTAATGGGAAAAGTACTGGTCACAGGCGGTGCGGGTTTCATTGGCAGTCATTTGGTCGATGCGCTGTTGGATGCGGGGGAACAAGTGCTGGTAGTGGATGATCTTTCTACCGGAGACCGGACAAATTTACGGCGAGAAGCGGAGTTTATTCAAGGGGACATTGCCGACCCCAAGTTAATCAAGTTTCTGGCGAAAGATATTGACCGTTGTTTTCATTTGGCGGCGATCGCGTCTGTCGAGCGGGCGAACCGCGAGTGGCTGCAGACGCATCGCATCAATGCAGGCGGTATTGTCAATCTTTTCCAGGCAATCGCCGCCGGGGAACGGACTATTCCCGTGGTTTATGCTTCCTCGGCGGCGGTTTATGGCAATAATAGCGGTGACTGTAACAGCGAAGATGATATCCCGCATCCGATAAGCGCCTATGGCGCGGACAAGCTGGCGTGCGAGCTGCATGGGGAAGTCGCGGCCAGGATACATAAAATTCCTAATGCCGGTCTGCGATTCTTTAATGTGTTTGGCCAGCGGCAAAATTCGTCTTCGCCGTATTCCGGAGTAATTTCGGCATTCGGCCACAGAATCGCCGCCGGTTATCCCATTACTATATTCGGCGATGGATACCAAAGCAGGGATTTTGTTTTTGTAAAAGATGCCGTAAAGGCCCTTATAATGGCAAGCTGCGCGTTGCAAACAGGCAAGATCACATCCGGAGTTTTTAATGTATGCACGGGACAGGGTGTAAGAATAAAAGATTTGCCGGAGATGATAGGGGACATTGTTCGCCGCAGACCGCAAATCGAATACGCGCCTGCCCGGGCAGGCGACATACAACAGTCTTTAGGCAGCCCACAAAAGGCAAGATTACAGTTAAATTATGCCGCCGAATTTTCAGCCAAACAGGGTTTGGAATTAATGTTCAATTCCATGTAATAAACTTATGGTTGTATATAATTTTATATTAAAGTGTCATGTGGATTCATCTGTGGATCGTTCATCAATTAGAATTTTATCGCAAGAATGAATTAAGGAATCGATATAATCCGCCACAAGCTTTTGATGGGCTGGGGCAATAGTATGCAGCATCTCGTGAAACACTTTTCCTTGTTCCGTTATTTTTGGAAATCCATAGGTCGTGCCTGATCCAATCAGCCCATGAATTTCTTTTCTAAGATCCTGATAATGCTCTGGCGTTGCTTTTTCTTCCCGCAGTATTTCCGCAAATTGCCGCAGTTGGTCGATGCGCGCCCCCAATCCATCAAGGTAAGACACGCGCATGCGTTGCATCAACTGTCGCAGTTCAGTATCATTCTTGTTCATGGTATGCTCTCCATTCCGATTCAATAATACGCGGTAAAACCATTGGATCCAATGGTTTTGGAATCACTCCGCTTACCCCCAGCGTATGATAGTATTCAACTTCATCGGGCTTTATTTTGGCGGTAAGAAACAAAACCGGCACTTCCCGCATGCGTGGAATTTCCCGGATTTTTTTTAGGGTTTCAAATCCATCCATCTCCGGCATCAATACATCCAATAATATCATGTCGGGATTTATTTCTTCTATTTCCGCCAGCGCGCGCATACCACCGTCACAGGTTGTAACAACATAATTGCCCACATTTTCCAGTGAAAAACGAATAACGGCGCGCATATCGTCTTCATCATCTATGCACAGAATTTTTTTTAATGATCGCAGCATGGATAACCTCTGATTTTGCGTATGTAATTTATTTCATCGAAAGAACGCTATCGTAGGGTAGAAATTATTATTGTATTAATTGCATATAATTCTATGCAATACAACCATAAGTTTAGTAGTGTTATTTATAAATTAATGGTTTTGTGGCTACAATAATAAAAGGGTTGTGCGATTTGGTGGAATAGGATCATGCTACGACCTTCGTCAGTACATACAAAAAAGAGGCAGGGGGAGATATTCCCAATACACTCTTTTGCGTTCTCGGTTGTTTTAACTTTATTTATCGCATCATCCATTATTGGTTTCAGCGTTTACGGCAATCATTTGATTGACCGTGTTGTGCGACAGGATGTTGAAGTAAGGCAATATACTAAGAAAATAGAGGATTTAGGCGGGGATTTGTTGAAAAATTTGACGGCTTCGTCGGATTATACGGCCGTTAAATATAATTTAGATCAGGTGCTCGAGGAAATTGGCCATCGGTTTCCCATTGATGAAGTCCATAATAGAATACAAGAAATTCATAATCTGGAAGACAACTTAATAAAATCCGCGGCATCGGAAACCGCGTCGGCGGCGCATTTGTCGCTGGAAAATAATTTATTGGAACAATTGTCGGAATTAGGCGATGCGCTGGAGGAATATGTATCCAATCAATTGTTATTGATTTCTAGAATGTTCGAGGTTGTGCTGGCGGCAGTCGTAACGGCTATCATGTTGGAAATTATTGCCTGGGCGGCATCTTGGAAAAATATTTCTCAGTGGCAAAGACTGTGGGATGTGACGAAAGGAAAATTGGAAAATTCCCATCAAGCCACACGGGATGCGCTGGCGATTGCCGAGAAGGCGACTATGGCCAAAAGCGATTTTCTGGCCAACATGAGTCATGAAATCAGAACTCCGCTGCACGGCATTCTGGGGATGTCGAATCTGCTGTTTGATACGGATTTATCCGCCGATCAGCGCAGCCTGGTGGATATTATTCGCAAATCCGGGGAAAACCTGCTTGGGTTGATTAGCGATATTCTCGATTTTTCCAAGATTGAAGCCGGTATGCTGACGCTGGAACCCGTC
This portion of the Alphaproteobacteria bacterium genome encodes:
- a CDS encoding response regulator; the protein is MSTTLKHILCVDDESDILEIAKMSLEMVGNFEVHTCTSGKEALAYVENTKPDLILMDVMMPEMNGPSTLEALRKNGASSIPVVFMTAKVQSNEVAEFIKCGAIGVIPKPFDPMTLPQDVQKQWESANAG
- a CDS encoding response regulator → MLERFARSYILQCAILAIAYYSATKLSFTLIMATEQFSFIFLASSLAVAVILLAGYRLWPGILVGALLLGVTVNNSGTISVYGLSVILVLSIIAFIIAGRLQTAQRLIKEKTAEIQSRDAVFHTVMDNAVIGMASVSTEGQFLKVNKSLCSMLGYNEQELIGNNFEAISHPDDLHKNMQYIHQSMKGDITSFTMEKRLIGKNSQTVSVMLNVTLAPGGKENADHYIMQFLDIGARVEMDRLKSEFISTVSHELRTPLTSIRGALGLIAGGVLGKIPDKAAEFVRIAHKNSERLILIINDILDIEKVEAGKMAIVSRPVNVKQILLQSIEINQTYSEKYKVQFILKKAPEDTQVIADPDRLIQILTKLLSNGAKFSHPNSEVWIGAEDKGDKVVFSVRDFGDGIPDEFRPRMFEKFSRADNSDARKTDGTGLGLRITAKLIEAMKGKIDFETEIGKGTCFYFTLPKLIPESAPIAVAPTGSNLPHAILICEDDKTMSGLIKAYLERAGFTTDTAYNIAEARRKLQDKTFSAMTMDIMLPDGSGVDFVEELRKHPETHDLPVVIVSGRASESKKTMQGNRIGVVDWLDKPSEAAKLNGGLIHSLKRAVSGDIERLPHILHIEDDSDLSHILSSAMMEHAIVVNAPTLGSAKKWLEHTYFDLVVMDIELPDGSGLNFLKKLKDIAEHPVPVIILSASEVDAETQKQVSTSLVKSRVSENYIIDRIMAMVAHSHRKGALQ
- a CDS encoding response regulator yields the protein MANEDLQQKLQAKMRVLTNRYLNDLTKRIDDIENLTEQIDRNGIDNDSRQALRYPAHYAAGTGGSYGFPVISQSGRTLEDAILSPDRFDTKDIVRLSQDLIRISREIIARHHAENPETAVIPPQAEPAQPQPVKQSSSLPLVLIVDDDELIHQACKELLSADARLIFGKNTDEALDAMREHKPDLVLLDDMMPGGITGLSFLEGLQDNQELSKIPIIMITASSRPKDVMRGLVAGAADYIAKPIDYSLLGEKIRQRLNRLNTKILVVDDDETVRDLLDHKFSFSGCKMLQAENGNEAWDLIHKNKPDLILLDRMMPGIDGIALLGMMKQNPELKNIPVIFLTARDSNADVLEGFGIGAVDYIPKPFNPDEVVARCMRIIQATERKAS
- the yaiO gene encoding YaiO family outer membrane beta-barrel protein: MKFIIMIYIALFWFASMAQADDYDPVWQTDAGFEFSDFSRRNQPNWNQEFTQVTRFFDSKKMAMHGKIIRYDQFSNIDSEYEAGVDRSFFPWLNAYLYGSMAPDADFRPEWRLMGGGSLRLNDPAWNLVPVWLTLDSRYEDYSDTEVMNINPGLRIEPADRWSIAGRMISVKQRNEERVYGFDLRLDGAVADDWRFYTGYANAPETVAGVTVDTTTYFAGAAIDITQAHTLRLGYTHDDRENSYIRQVLNVSLTYRF
- a CDS encoding HEAT repeat domain-containing protein, with protein sequence MSALPIASKLIWVWAGVCGLIVVASCVLVLLLWRRIAEDKKRKFIIDHKSRWKKYIYAAIYSPISLNEDSLPELEDLDRQIILDLALDIMRGMEGQDNRRVVEMLSLWGMQAFIYKTARTTSKGRRIRALTLLGYFSDDVSIAVLLEALQDRDVYVRLAGLRALAVRKSVQYLQQILQSLTLNGTVNIPLLADTLRRFGEPVVVPLLNIIRDKGLNADVRAACIKALGSIKPLEAVNDLIALLAEENAEIVFQSLDSIGRIGDARAIYGVLALTKRPQPEIRAKASQVLGLLQQSEAIPSLSDSLTDENWSVRFQAAQALYKIGAKGVAILRAHAGNQDRAGIMAAQMLAEMEG
- a CDS encoding glycosyltransferase family 2 protein; this encodes MFLPPEYQFYFEIMAWCILAIGLTQDLIYLLELPAAWLEFRKHSHAEDTESAWQFLLSDTAPPISLIIPAYNEQATIVESVRSGLALKYPDLEIVVVNDGSKDETLQTLINAFQLKPVTRAHNLTIPHAPIHGVYGSKLYPRLLVIDKENGGGKANASNAGINFARNPLFCVIDADSLLEGEALLRAVRPFLEEPKQMIAVGGTIRILNGCLIRAGQIKEVRLPTHFLPLVQNMEYIRAFLMARLAWSYWGMLGIISGAFGIFRRDIALEAGGYSINCIGEDYELVIKMHRAMREKQIPYAMRYVPEPVCWTEGPETLETLGNQRKRWQRGALQVFFKHRRMLLNPRYGKIGMLALVHSLIVDVIGPFAEFLGYIIIPILWAMGVLNMEFMLAYIAVFFGFGIFISICTLSLEEMQLMRVPRTRDLLRLAGVAVIENFGYRQLNNIWRVIGWLDFLRGKKGWGQMTRKGFGAA
- a CDS encoding NAD-dependent epimerase/dehydratase family protein; this translates as MGKVLVTGGAGFIGSHLVDALLDAGEQVLVVDDLSTGDRTNLRREAEFIQGDIADPKLIKFLAKDIDRCFHLAAIASVERANREWLQTHRINAGGIVNLFQAIAAGERTIPVVYASSAAVYGNNSGDCNSEDDIPHPISAYGADKLACELHGEVAARIHKIPNAGLRFFNVFGQRQNSSSPYSGVISAFGHRIAAGYPITIFGDGYQSRDFVFVKDAVKALIMASCALQTGKITSGVFNVCTGQGVRIKDLPEMIGDIVRRRPQIEYAPARAGDIQQSLGSPQKARLQLNYAAEFSAKQGLELMFNSM
- a CDS encoding response regulator — translated: MRSLKKILCIDDEDDMRAVIRFSLENVGNYVVTTCDGGMRALAEIEEINPDMILLDVLMPEMDGFETLKKIREIPRMREVPVLFLTAKIKPDEVEYYHTLGVSGVIPKPLDPMVLPRIIESEWRAYHEQE